A single genomic interval of Daucus carota subsp. sativus chromosome 1, DH1 v3.0, whole genome shotgun sequence harbors:
- the LOC108204955 gene encoding CASP-like protein 4A4 isoform X1 — protein MSSLSATPGGYSQHTPSPYSFSVASTRLSSRPSFHLSNLFLRSLSLVLSSVSALLVASPSNTKNSNQKSSFYQSPELLYCFIAIVSVFTYSAYQLFKGVSDITYRGVLISDIVSDYSSFPLDQLAAYLLISSSSVAVTAIQQNELSTALKRATIVSVCMSFAAFVVNATCALLSGYKLCTRIIW, from the exons ATGTCTAGTCTTTCAGCAACGCCTGGAGGCTACTCTCAGCATACGCCATCACCATATTCATTCTCGGTTGCTTCTACAAGGTTGAGCTCTAGACCGTCGTTTCACCTTTCAAATCTCTTCCTCCGGTCCTTGTCCCTCGTTCTTTCATCCGTTTCTGCTCTCTTGGTAGCTAGCCCATCAAACACAAAGAACAGCAATCAGAAGTCTAGTTTCTATCAAAGCCCTGAACTGCT GTATTGCTTTATAGCGATTGTATCGGTTTTCACTTACTCAGCTTATCAACTCTTCAaaggtgttagtgatatcaCTTACAGAGGTGTTCTCATCTCAGACATTGTCTCTGATTACAGTAGCTTCCCTCTTGATCAG TTGGCAGCTTACCTCCTCATATCATCCTCTTCAGTAGCAGTAACAGCCATTCAACAGAATGAACTAAGTACGGCACTTAAACGGGCTACAATTGTCTCTGTTTGCATGTCCTTTGCAGCATTTGTTGTCAATGCCACTTGTGCTCTCTTATCAGGCTACAAGCTCTGTACAAGAATCATATGGTGA
- the LOC108199671 gene encoding nuclear transcription factor Y subunit C-3, with the protein MRKPGAYSGLLSGSISGPHLLPLARIKKIMKKSNDDVKMISGEAPIVFSKACELFIEELTKRSWNMTMQAKRRTLHKEDVAAAVVATEIFDFLVPIVSVDDDGEDGIEKKEES; encoded by the coding sequence ATGAGGAAACCCGGAGCATATTCCGGCCTCCTCTCCGGCAGCATATCCGGCCCCCACCTGCTCCCCCTAGCCAGAATCAAGAAGATCATGAAGAAATCAAACGACGACGTCAAGATGATCTCCGGCGAAGCGCCTATCGTGTTCTCGAAGGCCTGCGAGCTTTTCATTGAGGAGCTGACGAAAAGGTCGTGGAACATGACCATGCAGGCCAAGAGGAGGACTCTGCATAAGGAAGATGTGGCTGCGGCGGTGGTGGCGACGGAGATCTTTGATTTTCTGGTGCCCATTGTGTCCGTCGACGACGACGGGGAGGATGGGattgaaaagaaagaagagagttGA
- the LOC108205521 gene encoding LIM domain-containing protein WLIM2b, producing the protein MAFTGSTQKCKACDKTIYFVELVSADGVPYHKNCFRCSNCNGKLSISTYHSLEGTLFCKPHFEQHTKENGIVPKITQSGKDMWDKAKTPSKLAGMFSGTQDKCTVCKKTVYPMEKVTVEGDFYHKKCFKCAHGGCSLTPSNYAALDGIVYCKPHFSQLFKEKGSYNTLNKSSAKKSETDPQETTAGDEKPAEAAEATEEEA; encoded by the exons ATGGCTTTTACTGGATCAACACAGAAATGCAAGGCTTGTGACAAAACTATTTATTTCGTCGAGCTGGTGTCTGCTGATGGAGTTCCTTATCATAAGAATTGCTTTCGATGCAGCAACTGTAATGGCAAGCTTTCG ATAAGCACCTATCACTCCTTGGAAGGAACTCTGTTCTGCAAACCTCACTTTGAGCAGCACACGAAGGAGAATGGAATTGTACCCAAGATAACACAAT CTGGAAAAGACATGTGG GATAAGGCGAAGACGCCTAGCAAACTTGCAGGCATGTTCTCTGGTACACAGGATAAATGTACAGTTTGTAAGAAGACAGTGTACCCCATGGAGAAG GTGACGGTGGAGGGAGATTTTTACCATAAGAAATGCTTTAAGTGCGCCCATGGGGGCTGCAGCCTTACGCCATCCAATTATGCAGCATTAGATGGAATTGTATACTGCAAGCCCCACTTTTCGCAGTTATTTAAAGAGAAAGGCAGCTATAACACACTCAATAAAAGTTCTGCGAAGAAAAGTGAGACTGATCCACAAGAAACAACAGCAGGTGATGAGAAGCCAGCTGAAGCAGCAGAAGCAACTGAGGAAGAAGCTTGA
- the LOC108205520 gene encoding (+)-neomenthol dehydrogenase, with the protein MAETSNPSVKRCALVTGGNKGIGFEICRKLAANGLAVISTARSELKGREALEKLQASGLSDVFFHQLDIKDSASIAALAKFVEINFRTLDILVNNAAIPGLIIVSPEKFIDGGGFYQVNDENAQLLKGIIEEDYELAEDCLRTNYYGAKAVTAELLPLLKLSDSARIVNMTGTFGELKWICNVKVKAELDDVENLTEEKIDEIAEWFLRDFKENKLKANGWPIKASAFKISKAAINAYTRLLARNHPNISVNCVHPGYVQTDITSGTGPLTPEEGARAPTMVALLPNNGPSGIYFSEMQPSDF; encoded by the exons ATGGCAGAAACCAGCAATCCTTCTGTAAAAAG GTGTGCCCTTGTAACGGGAGGAAACAAAGGAATCGGTTTTGAGATCTGCAGGAAGCTAGCTGCAAATGGATTAGCAGTCATATCAACAGCAAGAAGTGAACTAAAAGGAAGAGAAGCTCTTGAAAAGCTTCAAGCTTCTGGGCTCTCAGATGTGTTTTTCCATCAGCTAGATATAAAAGACTCTGCAAGTATTGCAGCTTTAGCAAAGTTCGTCGAAATCAACTTCAGAACACTTGACATTCTG GTGAATAATGCAGCAATTCCTGGACTTATTATTGTGAGCCCTGAGAAATTTATAGATGGAGGAGGATTT TATCAGGTGAATGATGAGAATGCTCAGCTGTTAAAAGGAATCATCGAGGAGGACTATGAATTAGCAGAAGACTGTCTGAGAACAAACTACTATGGAGCAAAAGCAGTCACTGCAGAGCTGCTTCCACTACTCAAACTCTCTGATTCAGCAAGAATAGTGAATATGACAGGAACATTCGGAGAATTAAAA TGGATTTGCAATGTGAAAGTGAAAGCGGAGCTGGATGATGTGGAGAACTTGACAGAGGAGAAGATTGATGAGATTGCAGAGTGGTTTTTGAGGGATTTCAAGGAGAACAAACTGAAGGCTAATGGTTGGCCTATTAAAGCATCGgcttttaaaatatcaaaagcagCCATCAATGCCTATACAAGACTGCTGGCACGAAATCACCCCAATATATCAGTTAACTGTGTTCATCCAGGCTATGTCCAAACAGATATTACAAGTGGAACAGGGCCCTTGACACCCGAGGAAGGCGCTAGAGCTCCAACGATGGTGGCACTTTTGCCTAATAACGGTCCTTCTGGTATTTACTTCTCAGAGATGCAGCCATCAGACTTTTAG
- the LOC108204955 gene encoding CASP-like protein 4A4 isoform X2, with translation MSSLSATPGGYSQHTPSPYSFSVASTRLSSRPSFHLSNLFLRSLSLVLSSVSALLVASPSNTKNSNQKSSFYQSPELLYCFIAIVSVFTYSAYQLFKGVSDITYRGVLISDIVSDYSSFPLDQHLLSMPLVLSYQATSSVQESYGDASRHKGCGSPKSYLAQFFVSHYKNHLRFSHKG, from the exons ATGTCTAGTCTTTCAGCAACGCCTGGAGGCTACTCTCAGCATACGCCATCACCATATTCATTCTCGGTTGCTTCTACAAGGTTGAGCTCTAGACCGTCGTTTCACCTTTCAAATCTCTTCCTCCGGTCCTTGTCCCTCGTTCTTTCATCCGTTTCTGCTCTCTTGGTAGCTAGCCCATCAAACACAAAGAACAGCAATCAGAAGTCTAGTTTCTATCAAAGCCCTGAACTGCT GTATTGCTTTATAGCGATTGTATCGGTTTTCACTTACTCAGCTTATCAACTCTTCAaaggtgttagtgatatcaCTTACAGAGGTGTTCTCATCTCAGACATTGTCTCTGATTACAGTAGCTTCCCTCTTGATCAG CATTTGTTGTCAATGCCACTTGTGCTCTCTTATCAGGCTACAAGCTCTGTACAAGAATCATATGGTGATGCTTCACGTCACAAAGGCTGTGGATCTCCTAAGTCCTATTTGGCTCAATTCTTTGTAAGTCACTACAAGAATCATTTGCGCTTTAGTCACAAAGGCTAA
- the LOC108205518 gene encoding salutaridine reductase-like: MTDRSNLMKKRCALVTGGNKGIGLETCRKLAATGITVILTARNEINGTEAVEKLKLSGLSDVVFHQLDISDQASISAVAKFVETNFGKLDILVNNAAAPGIVIAKPDELRSFKDGAAFGEVADKYADLLEGILVQDYKLAEDCLRTNYYGVKALIAELLPLLQLSSSARIVNVTSNYGELHFIPNEEVKEELGNVEHLTEEKIDGIVKWFLKDFKDNKLKANGWPITVSAYKISKAAIAAYTRFLAKTYPHMIINCVHPGYVQTDITSKTGPLTPEEGARAPTMVALLPDDGPSGLYFYEMQPSAF; the protein is encoded by the exons ATGACAGACAGAAGCAATTTGATGAAGAAAAG GTGTGCTCTGGTGACAGGAGGGAACAAAGGTATTGGGCTTGAGACATGCAGAAAACTAGCAGCAACTGGAATAACAGTTATTTTAACTGCAAGAAATGAGATTAATGGTACAGAAGCTGTGGAAAAACTCAAACTTTCTGGTCTTTCTGATGTGGTTTTCCATCAACTAGATATATCAGATCAAGCAAGTATTTCAGCAGTTGCAAAATTTGTCGAAACCAATTTTGGAAAACTTGACATTCTG GTGAACAATGCAGCAGCTCCGGGAATAGTTATAGCCAAGCCTGATGAACTAAGATCGTTTAAAGATGGAGCAGCCTTT GGGGAGGTGGCTGATAAGTATGCCGATTTGTTGGAAGGAATACTCGTGCAGGACTATAAGTTAGCAGAAGATTGTCTCCGTACAAACTACTATGGAGTAAAAGCTCTTATTGCTGAGCTGCTTCCGCTGCTGCAGCTCTCCAGTTCTGCCAGAATAGTGAACGTCACATCCAATTATGGCGAACTTCAT TTTATTCCCAATGAGGAGGTGAAAGAAGAGCTGGGAAATGTGGAGCATTTAACCGAAGAAAAAATTGATGGCATCGTGAAGTGGTTTTTGAAGGATTTCAAGGACAATAAGTTGAAGGCTAATGGCTGGCCTATTACGGTGTCGgcttataaaatatcaaaagcagCCATTGCTGCTTACACAAGATTTTTGGCAAAAACATATCCTCATATGATAATCAATTGTGTGCATCCGGGGTATGTGCAGACGGATATCACAAGTAAAACAGGACCCTTAACACCTGAGGAAGGCGCCAGAGCTCCGACAATGGTAGCATTGTTGCCTGATGATGGTCCATCTGGTCTCTACTTTTATGAGATGCAACCTTCAGCTTTTTAG